The genomic interval GGTGCGGTCAAGCGCTACCTGAGCGATGGCCTCGCCAAGATGGCGATCGCCCTCGCGGATGACGGGACGGCCGAGGGCCGACTCGGGCCCGCTGGAGCTCGCCCAGGTACCGGAACGACGCCGTACCGCGGTGCCCCCGCGCTGCGTCCCACCGAGACGAAGGAGGGCGACCGTGCCCACCGAATCTGAGCTTCGCGACCTCCTGCACGACGGCTCCGGCCCCTCCCATGGGCTCGACGCCGCGCGGATCGTCCGCCGCGCGCGTGCGCGCCGACTCCCCAAGCAGCTCGCCGCCGGTGCAGGTGGGGTGCTCGCGGTGGCGGCGCTCGCGATCCCCGTGGCCATCGGGGGTTCGCTCGGCGGGCTGAGTCCTGCGAGCGATGGCTCCGCGGGCGGCGACAGCGCCGTCATGATGGATGAGCCCGGCGACGCCGCACTCGAGTCGGCGACGCGCGCGGCCCCTGACGAGCTCGTCTGCGGCGGTGAGGCCGTGGGCTACGTCGCACACCCGGACGACCTTCAGCTGCGGATCACGAACCCGAACGGCGCCGGCGCGCCGACCACCGTGCTGGAGCTCGAGCTGCGGAACGAGGGAGAGGATCTCGTCACGGGCACGATGCCCGCCACGGTCTCGGTGGCGCTCGTGCAGGACGGCGTGGTCGTGGCGCTCAACGAGCTCGATGCGACCGAGCGCGTGGACGTGGATCTCGCCCCGCGGGCGACGATGCTGCTGCGCGCGGAGCTGCCTCTCACGGCCTGCGACATGGGTGACGGTGCCGCGGGAGAACCCGTGCCCGCGGGCGACTACGACGTGGTGGCGCTCGCGCCGGTCGAGCGCGCGGACGGCTCCTCGGCGCTCGTCGTGGCGTGGCCTTGGCGGTTCGAGGTCTTCGAGTTCTGAGCGTCATAGGATTTCGACACGATGCGCACGTGCGCGTCGCAGTCGGGAGCACTATGTCGTTCGTCGTCGTGCCGCAGTGGCAGGGATCTCCATCGAGCAGGGCGATGAGGCTCGCCGACGGCGCGCGGGCGATCCGCGCCGACCTGCCGGCGAACTCGACGCGCGAGGTGGATGTCCCGCTCGAGGCAGGCGATTCGGCCGGATCGGGCATCGCGCGCTTCGGCGCCGTTCTCACCGTCCGCGAGCGCCTCACGCGCGAGCTCTCCCAGGTGCCCTCCCCGGCGATCGTGATCGGCGGGGACTGCGGCGTGAGCGCAGGCGCGATCGCCCACGCGGCATCCGAGGACGTCGCTGTCGTGTGGTTCGACGCGCACCCCGATCTGAACACCGCGATCACCTCGCCCTCGGGGGCATTCGCCGGGATGGTGCTCGCCTCGCTCGTCGAGGAGGGTGTGGTCGCCGGACCACGGGTCGTCATCGCGGGTGCCCGCGACTGGGATGCCGCCGAGGAGGAGTTCGCCGCCGAGCACGGCATCCGCGCCGTCGCGGCGTCGGAGATCGACGCGGATGTGCTCGTCGAGGCGGTTGCCGCCACGGGCGCCGCACGCATCTACGTGCACATCGACCTCGACGTGCTCGATCCGAGCGAGCTCTCGGGCCTGCTCACTCCCATCCCCTTCGGTGTGGCCACCGGCGACCTCGTCGCCGCCATCCGGGGCCTCTGCGCGCGCTTCCCGCTCGCCGGCGCGACGATCGCATCGTTCGCCCCCGAATCGGAGGCGGCGGCGGTCGACGGCGCACCCACGATCCTGAGGCTCATCGCGGCACTGAGGTCATGAGACTGACCCCGTACGTCCGGCCCGCCGATCCGAACCGCATCGAGCGCGCCGCGGCCGCGGTCGTGCGCGGTGTCGTCGCGGTGCCCGGCATCCGGCGCGTTCTGCTGTGGCGCGCGATCGCGGTGCCCGGCTACTGGCTGGCCACGGCGTGCGGGTTCGTGTGGGGCACGGTCCTCTTGGGCCGCCACCGCCGGAGTCACGGTCTGCACATCATCACCCGCCTGCCCCGGTGGGCGTTCGGTCGCGGCGGCACGACGATCGGCGCGGTGTTCCTCACGCGGGGCGACGCCCCCGACCGTGTGCTCGAACACGAGGCCGTGCATCGCGAGCAGTGGCGCACGTACGGTCTCGCCCTGCCGATCCTGTACCTGGCGGCGGGGCATGTGGCGCGCACGAACAGGTTCGAGGTGGAGGCAGGGCTCGCGAAGGGCGGCTACTCCTGACGACGCATCGCGTCGGATGAGGTCAGTCGGAGGTGACGACGCGCGCCGAGTCGTCGCCGGAGATCCACGCGTAGACGCGGTGCTCACGATCGGCCTCGACCGGCAGCATCTCGGCGAGCCACGCATCGACGGCGGTCTGCAGGCTCTGGCCCCGCTCGCGCAGCAGCCACGTGACGCAGACGCGACCGGGGGCGGGAAGCTCGCGGATCGCGTCCGCGTTCTCGACCTCGATGAAGATGCGGCCGCGTGCCTTCGCCGGAAGCGTCGCGGTGATCGCCTCGACGACGGGGATGTCCGCTTCCACGGCGCCGAGAAGCACGGAGTCGCCGGTTTCGGGATTCCAGGCGAGCGATGAGGAGAGCAGGTCGGCGAGAAGCATCGACGCCAGTATAGGTCAGGCTTACCTAACTTGAGAATGGGAAAGTGCCGTGACTCACTCCCGCCAGGCGGCTGGATGGCGCCGGTGCCAGCCGATCTGCCGCTCCAGCTGCGCACCGAGCGCGAGAAGCGCGCGTTCGCCACCTGGACGCCCCACGAGTTGCACGCCCATCGGCAGCCCCTCGGCCGTCTCATGGATGGGGAGCGTGATCGCCGGAAGCCCTGCCACATTCACGAAGCTCGTGAATGGCGAGTAGCGGCACTGCTGGGCGAAGTTGCGCTCCGGATCCTCCGCGTCGTACCAGCCGATGGGGCGCGGGGCCTGCGCGAGCGTCGGCGTGAGCACGGCGTCGAAGGGCGCGAACCGCGCGATCGTGCGGCGTTCATAGGCGCTCAGCCAGGCGAGCGCCTCGCCCAGCTCACGCGCGCCGAGACCGCGCCCCTCCTCCACGAGCCACCGAGTCAGCGGCTCGACGCGGTCGAGTTGGTCGCCCTCGACGGGGAGCGTCGCAGCTCCGGCCTGCCACACTGTGCGGAAGGCGGCGGCGTAGCCGGGCTCCTCGGGAACAGCGAGCTCCTCGATGCCGTGACCCAGCGCGGTGAACTCCGCGATCGCTCGGTCGAGTGCCTCGCGTGCGGCTGGCTCCAGTTCGATGTCGTACGCGGTCGACCACGGCGAGTCGATGGTCACGGCGAGTTGGAACCGCCCTTCGCCACGCGTCGCAGCCGTGAGGAACGGCCCCTCGGCGTCCCGCGCCTCCGTCGCCCACGACGCCGGGGCGCCGCTCGGCGCGACGAGAGCGTCGAGCAGGAGCGCGGCATCCGCGACGCTCCGTGCGATCGGGCCGCCCACGACGAGCCCCGCGAGCGACCCGAACCCGGAGGCGGCAGGCACACGTCCCCGCGACGGCTTGAGCCCCACGAGTCCGCACGCCGCTGCGGGGATGCGGATCGATCCGCCGCCGTCTGATCCGGGGGCCACGGGAAGCAGCCCGGCAGCGACGGCGGCCGCCGCTCCCCCGCTCGATCCGCCCGCGCCGCGTGCGAGATCGTAGGGCGTGCGGGTAGGCCTGCCGGAGAGGGGTTCGGT from Salinibacterium sp. ZJ70 carries:
- a CDS encoding arginase family protein; this encodes MRLADGARAIRADLPANSTREVDVPLEAGDSAGSGIARFGAVLTVRERLTRELSQVPSPAIVIGGDCGVSAGAIAHAASEDVAVVWFDAHPDLNTAITSPSGAFAGMVLASLVEEGVVAGPRVVIAGARDWDAAEEEFAAEHGIRAVAASEIDADVLVEAVAATGAARIYVHIDLDVLDPSELSGLLTPIPFGVATGDLVAAIRGLCARFPLAGATIASFAPESEAAAVDGAPTILRLIAALRS
- a CDS encoding SIP domain-containing protein, which encodes MLLADLLSSSLAWNPETGDSVLLGAVEADIPVVEAITATLPAKARGRIFIEVENADAIRELPAPGRVCVTWLLRERGQSLQTAVDAWLAEMLPVEADREHRVYAWISGDDSARVVTSD
- a CDS encoding amidase; translated protein: MFELHHLSALEQLDWLRRGEVTPRELAEHYLARIERIDPQLGAFALVEPELALRRADAVASRSHALALWGLPLADKNLAAREGRVSDFGSRSFAGVVAEESDEIVRVLDDAGGVSLGATMAPEFGFPSYTEPLSGRPTRTPYDLARGAGGSSGGAAAAVAAGLLPVAPGSDGGGSIRIPAAACGLVGLKPSRGRVPAASGFGSLAGLVVGGPIARSVADAALLLDALVAPSGAPASWATEARDAEGPFLTAATRGEGRFQLAVTIDSPWSTAYDIELEPAAREALDRAIAEFTALGHGIEELAVPEEPGYAAAFRTVWQAGAATLPVEGDQLDRVEPLTRWLVEEGRGLGARELGEALAWLSAYERRTIARFAPFDAVLTPTLAQAPRPIGWYDAEDPERNFAQQCRYSPFTSFVNVAGLPAITLPIHETAEGLPMGVQLVGRPGGERALLALGAQLERQIGWHRRHPAAWRE